In the Corynebacterium kroppenstedtii genome, one interval contains:
- the cobC gene encoding Rv2231c family pyridoxal phosphate-dependent protein CobC: MKIHGDQAARGADLDFAVNVRHPAPPPWLQEALAHRLSDLGAYPWEEQETREVIADFHGCDPSEIMLLNGVAEGFSLLPQILDGGRAIAAEGAASRRVGSIRAAVVHPSFTEPDIALTSANIPVTRVIRWSLADGDWPGVIPTDANLVVIGNPTNPTGVLHRREDIERVVSPGRIVLVDEAFMDMATLGPSDDLDSARSESLDECPESLVPNRPAGVVVARSLTKTFSVAGLRCGYVVGDVDVIENLSHGRPPWAVGTLALEAMCQAVSPRGIEWSRHDKEVMVHNRVAMVEALTVAGWSVYPSAAPFMLAIPPERYGPASLESTRHLTQELAARGIAVRRTDTFPGLDGTALRLAVRPPGEVAQLIDAVQYIQRSHRV; the protein is encoded by the coding sequence ATGAAGATTCATGGGGATCAAGCCGCGCGGGGTGCGGACCTTGATTTCGCGGTGAATGTTCGGCACCCTGCGCCACCGCCCTGGCTGCAGGAGGCTCTGGCGCATCGCTTGAGTGATCTCGGTGCGTACCCGTGGGAAGAGCAGGAAACGCGCGAGGTCATCGCTGATTTTCATGGGTGCGATCCGTCAGAAATCATGCTTCTTAACGGTGTGGCTGAGGGCTTTTCTTTGCTCCCCCAGATCCTTGACGGAGGTCGAGCTATCGCAGCAGAAGGTGCCGCTAGCCGACGGGTAGGGAGCATTCGCGCGGCTGTTGTGCATCCTTCGTTTACCGAGCCCGATATCGCACTGACCAGCGCCAATATTCCGGTCACGCGTGTTATTCGGTGGTCTCTTGCCGACGGTGACTGGCCCGGTGTGATTCCTACCGATGCGAATCTCGTGGTGATTGGTAATCCGACGAATCCAACGGGTGTTCTTCATCGTCGGGAGGATATTGAGCGGGTTGTGAGCCCCGGACGGATCGTTCTGGTGGATGAGGCGTTCATGGATATGGCCACGCTAGGGCCTAGTGATGACCTCGACAGTGCGCGTTCTGAGAGCCTGGATGAGTGTCCCGAGTCGCTTGTTCCGAACCGGCCGGCCGGGGTAGTGGTGGCCAGGTCGTTGACGAAGACTTTCTCGGTGGCGGGGCTTCGGTGCGGGTATGTCGTCGGTGACGTGGACGTGATAGAGAATCTTAGCCATGGGCGGCCGCCCTGGGCGGTGGGAACGTTGGCATTGGAAGCGATGTGTCAAGCGGTCAGCCCCCGTGGCATTGAGTGGTCTCGTCACGATAAAGAAGTGATGGTGCACAATCGGGTGGCGATGGTGGAAGCCTTAACCGTCGCGGGCTGGAGCGTCTATCCCTCCGCAGCGCCGTTCATGCTGGCCATTCCCCCGGAGCGGTATGGCCCGGCATCGCTGGAATCGACGCGTCATCTCACCCAGGAGCTTGCGGCACGGGGGATCGCGGTCCGGCGGACGGACACCTTCCCCGGACTCGACGGCACCGCGCTTCGGCTAGCTGTTCGGCCTCCGGGTGAGGTGGCGCAACTGATTGACGCTGTGCAGTACATTCAAAGGAGTCATCGGGTGTAG
- a CDS encoding histidine phosphatase family protein translates to MAAWLPGSSETQRCRLVLLRHGQTPYSTEGRYAGRADIPLTDEGHRQARRAGRWLRDANLTAAVTSPALRCRQTLDDLTEELAPGAGQPTDLPVDVVDNLIELDFGKWDGRTFKDVHDESAETQEKWFTDWTMPVPGGESVQAVDQRVHRAVIELVDQHWGDNLLLVSHVTPIKSVLRRALCADSDFFVRLHLDTSSISIVDFYSDGPICVQAINSTAHLVDGSV, encoded by the coding sequence ATGGCTGCTTGGCTACCGGGATCATCCGAGACACAGCGCTGCCGTTTAGTGTTGCTCCGGCATGGACAAACGCCCTACTCCACGGAAGGCCGGTACGCAGGTCGCGCCGACATACCCCTTACCGATGAAGGACACCGCCAAGCTCGTCGAGCAGGCCGATGGCTACGAGACGCCAACTTAACCGCCGCGGTGACGTCACCCGCTTTGCGTTGCCGTCAAACCCTCGATGACCTCACAGAAGAGTTAGCCCCGGGAGCGGGCCAGCCCACGGACTTGCCTGTCGACGTCGTCGATAACCTCATCGAACTCGATTTTGGTAAATGGGATGGGCGGACGTTCAAAGACGTCCACGATGAATCTGCCGAAACGCAAGAGAAGTGGTTCACGGACTGGACCATGCCTGTACCGGGGGGAGAAAGTGTGCAGGCAGTAGATCAGCGGGTTCACAGGGCGGTGATAGAACTTGTGGACCAGCACTGGGGAGACAATCTGCTACTTGTCAGCCACGTGACCCCCATCAAGTCGGTTTTGCGTCGCGCCTTGTGTGCTGACTCTGACTTCTTTGTTCGACTTCACCTTGATACGTCGTCAATCAGCATTGTTGATTTTTATAGCGACGGCCCCATTTGCGTGCAGGCCATCAACTCCACCGCGCACCTTGTTGACGGATCGGTGTAA
- a CDS encoding zinc ribbon domain-containing protein, with translation MKCSVRDQKRLLDMSRLHNDIEVLEARAVNLPEKQRLDKVLRQKALARSRTVTASVTLSEMDAELFKLNSDIAKLRRREADDRQRLTVSMDRERRRDLNHDINAAQRIRARLESRRDDVEAQRDQHLKRSDDPDQPAETIDSGDSVAAARRALDDSIMAVRRRIEEKHRKIQVIKNELPDEIVEAYDIQREDHGIGAAQLIDRVCQGCHMSLDNATLTAFRQAPADELLQCPECNTYLIRYNPELEGVA, from the coding sequence ATGAAATGCTCAGTGCGGGATCAAAAGAGGCTTCTTGATATGTCCCGGCTCCACAACGACATTGAGGTGTTGGAAGCGCGGGCAGTCAATCTGCCAGAAAAACAACGGCTTGATAAGGTTCTAAGACAAAAAGCTTTGGCGCGGTCTCGCACTGTCACGGCATCGGTCACGCTCTCAGAAATGGATGCTGAATTATTCAAGCTCAATAGTGATATTGCCAAGCTTCGGCGACGCGAGGCCGACGATCGCCAACGGCTCACCGTGTCCATGGATCGGGAACGGCGCCGGGACCTTAACCATGACATTAACGCTGCCCAGCGGATTCGAGCACGGTTAGAATCTCGGCGCGATGATGTCGAAGCTCAGCGCGACCAGCACCTCAAAAGGTCGGATGACCCGGACCAGCCCGCGGAAACAATTGATTCAGGTGATTCCGTTGCAGCCGCTCGTCGCGCGCTGGATGATTCAATCATGGCGGTGCGCCGACGGATAGAAGAAAAACATCGGAAAATTCAGGTTATTAAAAATGAGTTGCCCGACGAGATCGTTGAGGCCTACGACATACAGCGGGAGGACCACGGAATCGGAGCCGCCCAGCTGATAGATCGCGTATGCCAGGGGTGCCACATGTCACTGGATAATGCCACGTTAACGGCTTTTCGCCAGGCCCCCGCCGATGAACTACTCCAATGCCCGGAGTGCAATACGTACCTCATTCGGTACAACCCGGAATTGGAAGGAGTTGCCTAA
- the panB gene encoding 3-methyl-2-oxobutanoate hydroxymethyltransferase, translating into MSVHPDAPRQSEKPRRKTRIHHLDQFKREGTRWAMLTAYDFTTARIFDDAEIPVLLVGDSAANVVYGYSSTTAITMEELIPLAGAVVRGAPHALVVADLPFGAYEQSDEYAVANAVRMIHGSGADMVKIEGGERIAPRIRAITQAGIAVMAHIGFTPQSVSSLGGFRVQGRGGGAKQLSRDARAVCEAGASAVVLEMVPEGIAREITEELPIPTVGIGAGAGTDAQVLVWQDMAAMPAGRRTPSFVEEFGQIGQELHDAARRYRDRVADATFPDAHHAFSDNPKA; encoded by the coding sequence ATGTCTGTCCACCCTGATGCTCCACGACAGTCAGAAAAGCCCAGGCGGAAGACTCGAATTCATCACCTCGATCAATTCAAACGGGAGGGCACACGTTGGGCAATGCTGACTGCCTATGATTTCACAACGGCTCGAATTTTTGATGATGCCGAAATCCCCGTGCTTCTCGTCGGTGATTCCGCGGCCAACGTCGTTTATGGGTATTCATCGACGACGGCGATCACGATGGAAGAACTCATCCCTCTGGCTGGCGCTGTGGTCAGGGGCGCTCCCCACGCACTCGTTGTTGCAGATCTACCTTTCGGCGCCTACGAGCAATCGGATGAGTATGCCGTCGCTAATGCTGTACGAATGATCCATGGCTCGGGTGCCGACATGGTGAAAATCGAGGGCGGAGAGAGAATCGCACCACGGATTCGGGCGATTACTCAAGCCGGGATTGCTGTGATGGCACACATTGGTTTTACGCCCCAATCAGTGTCATCGCTGGGGGGTTTCCGTGTGCAAGGGCGTGGCGGTGGGGCTAAACAACTTAGCCGCGATGCGAGGGCCGTGTGTGAGGCCGGCGCGTCTGCCGTCGTTCTTGAAATGGTGCCAGAAGGGATTGCTCGGGAGATCACGGAGGAACTTCCCATCCCCACTGTCGGCATTGGTGCTGGCGCTGGAACAGACGCCCAAGTACTCGTGTGGCAAGACATGGCGGCAATGCCAGCAGGTCGGCGCACACCCTCGTTTGTCGAGGAATTCGGGCAGATCGGCCAGGAACTGCACGACGCTGCTCGACGGTACCGCGACCGGGTTGCCGACGCTACTTTCCCCGATGCTCACCACGCCTTCTCGGATAACCCGAAGGCTTAA
- the glnA gene encoding type I glutamate--ammonia ligase, with product MNRQQEFVLRTLDERDIRFVRLWFTDVQGYLKSVAIAPAELEGAFAEGIGFDGSAIEGFSRVSESDTIARPDPSTFQMLPFPHDGQLTSARMFCDITLPDGQPSYADPRQVLRRQLNRAADDGFTSYVHPEIEFFLVRSLMTEGKEPIPTDNGGYFDQAVHDEAPGFRRDAITALESMGISVEFSHHENAPGQQEIDLRYDDVLSMADNIMTFRFLIKQVALQSGVRATFMPKPFANRAGSAMHTHMSLFEGDTNAFHDPDDEFNLSATARSFVAGILEHANEISAVTNQWVNSYKRVVFGDEAPTSATWGLSNRSALVRVPRYTSTKASSRRVEVRSPDCACNPYLAFSVLLAAGLKGVREGYDLPPQAEDDISSLTRRERRALGYRDLPTSLEEALREMERSELVADTLGEHVFEYFLRNKWQEWHDYQSQVTPWELDTTLDY from the coding sequence ATGAATCGGCAACAAGAATTTGTCCTCCGAACCCTTGACGAACGCGATATCCGCTTTGTACGCCTCTGGTTCACCGATGTGCAGGGATACTTAAAATCCGTGGCCATCGCCCCCGCCGAACTCGAAGGCGCATTCGCCGAAGGCATCGGATTCGACGGGTCAGCCATCGAGGGCTTCTCCCGTGTCTCGGAATCCGACACCATAGCCCGACCAGACCCATCCACATTTCAAATGCTGCCCTTCCCGCATGACGGGCAACTCACGTCCGCACGGATGTTTTGCGACATCACCTTGCCGGACGGCCAGCCCTCGTACGCTGACCCCCGCCAAGTCCTGCGTCGGCAATTAAACAGAGCAGCCGACGACGGATTTACCTCCTATGTTCATCCCGAAATTGAGTTTTTCCTCGTGAGAAGCCTCATGACGGAAGGCAAAGAGCCTATCCCGACCGATAATGGCGGGTACTTCGACCAGGCTGTTCATGATGAAGCCCCAGGGTTCCGCCGCGATGCCATCACGGCCCTCGAGTCCATGGGCATTTCCGTCGAGTTTTCGCATCATGAAAACGCGCCGGGCCAGCAAGAAATCGACCTCCGCTATGACGATGTGTTGTCCATGGCAGATAACATCATGACCTTCCGTTTCCTCATTAAGCAGGTTGCTTTACAAAGCGGGGTGCGGGCGACGTTCATGCCGAAACCGTTTGCTAATAGGGCGGGCTCCGCAATGCACACTCACATGTCCCTCTTTGAGGGTGACACGAATGCGTTCCATGATCCCGATGACGAATTCAATCTGTCTGCCACAGCACGGTCTTTTGTCGCCGGAATCTTAGAGCACGCCAACGAGATTTCAGCCGTGACCAACCAGTGGGTCAACTCGTACAAGCGCGTGGTGTTCGGGGATGAGGCGCCGACCTCTGCAACATGGGGCCTGTCTAACCGATCAGCGTTGGTTCGTGTACCCCGATACACCTCCACAAAAGCCTCGTCACGTCGCGTCGAAGTCAGAAGCCCAGACTGCGCATGTAACCCCTACCTGGCATTTTCTGTGCTCCTTGCAGCCGGGTTGAAAGGCGTGCGGGAGGGCTATGATCTCCCGCCCCAGGCTGAAGACGATATATCGTCCTTGACACGCAGAGAACGCCGCGCGCTAGGCTACCGCGACCTTCCGACATCATTAGAAGAAGCCCTCCGCGAGATGGAGCGCTCAGAACTTGTTGCGGATACGCTCGGGGAGCACGTCTTCGAGTATTTCCTCCGCAACAAATGGCAAGAATGGCATGATTATCAAAGCCAGGTCACACCATGGGAGTTGGACACCACGCTGGACTACTAA
- a CDS encoding bifunctional [glutamine synthetase] adenylyltransferase/[glutamine synthetase]-adenylyl-L-tyrosine phosphorylase has protein sequence MTFFPAPHRPPEPRLRTARGTRSAVPSPSTLGLTSPHAASDLEKLGWDNQDSLGLLYLLANVGDPELALNTLYRLNESLKPGSDEANAFLDAMRGNEVVRSRVLALVGGSAALGDHLVANPHLWTSFADPIPHREEMMAAMLSSVEAEPIAEPGTEASDSVERKEAGVSSSTAPSQPREGSAQGGSVREGSVDSRISQAGMYRAGITGTAAYTQLKMTYRTLLMRIAASDLASTIPSGVFQQSQPNVGNRRSSARGNSSPSLGEKDGSEWTSSASPNEKRAMAHPIGFVEVSAALSDLADAALTAALAVAVATVYPDDNAVDARLAVIAMGKCGARELNYISDVDVIFVGEAADAKTTRVASEFIKVGSRCFFEVDAALRPEGKSGALVRTLDSHLSYYERWADTWEFQAQLKARPMTGAMDLGKAYVQAIQPHVWQASQRDSFVDDTQHMRRRVIDNIPKEQQERELKLGVGGLRDVEFAVQMLQMVHGRIDPDLRVRSTISALRALIRGGYVGREDGSQLIACYEFVRLLEHRLQLQRIKRTHMLPEPDDEDALRWLARSCGIGPTSSMTSIESLKKLLGRASRQIHSLHNKLFFRPLLNAVALIDDETARLSPDAARRQLAVLGYQFPDRAYEHLKALASGTTRKDRIQAMLLPTLMEWLGDTSDPDAGLLAYRKLSDVLYHDPWFLRMLRDEGIVGRRLMHILGTSPYATDLILAAPNVIKLLGDGANGPKLTDVSASTVTRSLVTTASRHKDPDKAIAAARSLRRKELARIACADLLGMMSLADVCHSLSLVWDAVLEAALYAEIHGWTATHPDEPIPATMTVIGMGRLGGGELGYGSDADVLFVCEPAHDEVSEADAVKWAIGIGDAVRRRLAKPSQDPRLDVDLDLRPEGRNGPTVRTLNSYRAYYERWGETWEVQALLRATWIAGDEDLGRRFLHMIDKFRYPEGGVSEATVREVRRMKARVDEERLPRGANRNTHTKLGRGALTDIEWTVQLLTLQHAHEYPELHNTSTMATLRAIQNVGLLEPEDCETLRTAWQTATKARNALVLVRGKRTDQLPEPGAALAHTAGAAGWEPEHYQEFLDNYLKVTRQARKVIDRVFWGEDEFMHR, from the coding sequence ATGACTTTCTTCCCTGCGCCCCACCGACCCCCCGAACCACGACTCCGGACGGCACGCGGAACACGATCTGCCGTGCCATCACCGTCCACATTGGGTTTGACCAGCCCTCACGCTGCTTCTGACCTCGAAAAACTGGGGTGGGATAATCAGGATTCGCTCGGTCTCTTGTACCTCCTGGCTAATGTTGGCGACCCGGAATTGGCCCTCAACACCCTTTATCGGCTTAATGAAAGCCTCAAGCCGGGCTCCGACGAGGCCAATGCATTTCTTGACGCAATGCGGGGTAACGAGGTCGTGCGGTCCCGTGTGCTTGCACTGGTGGGGGGGTCCGCAGCGCTCGGAGATCACCTTGTTGCGAACCCTCACCTGTGGACATCGTTCGCTGACCCCATCCCACACAGGGAGGAAATGATGGCAGCGATGCTGTCGTCGGTCGAAGCGGAACCCATTGCGGAGCCGGGAACCGAGGCCTCGGATTCGGTGGAGAGGAAAGAAGCGGGGGTCTCAAGTAGCACGGCACCGTCGCAACCACGTGAGGGATCTGCTCAAGGAGGATCTGTCCGAGAAGGATCGGTTGATTCGCGGATTTCTCAAGCTGGGATGTATCGCGCAGGAATAACCGGTACGGCGGCGTATACCCAGCTCAAGATGACGTACCGAACGCTGCTCATGCGCATTGCCGCCTCAGATTTGGCGAGCACCATACCGTCCGGGGTTTTCCAGCAATCGCAGCCAAACGTTGGTAACCGGCGTAGCTCAGCGCGAGGAAACAGTTCACCGTCACTTGGAGAGAAGGATGGCAGTGAGTGGACGTCCTCGGCTTCGCCGAATGAAAAACGTGCTATGGCTCACCCCATAGGGTTCGTGGAGGTCTCAGCGGCATTATCCGATCTTGCCGACGCGGCGCTGACAGCGGCACTCGCGGTAGCCGTCGCCACGGTGTACCCCGACGACAACGCCGTGGATGCGCGGTTGGCAGTCATCGCGATGGGTAAATGTGGTGCACGTGAACTGAACTACATCTCCGACGTCGACGTCATCTTCGTAGGTGAGGCCGCGGATGCGAAAACGACCCGTGTGGCCAGCGAGTTCATCAAAGTCGGCTCCCGCTGTTTTTTTGAGGTGGATGCGGCTCTTCGCCCCGAAGGCAAAAGTGGTGCACTCGTGCGCACGCTCGATAGTCACCTGAGCTATTACGAACGATGGGCTGATACCTGGGAGTTCCAGGCCCAGCTCAAGGCCCGCCCCATGACCGGTGCCATGGATTTAGGCAAAGCCTATGTCCAAGCCATACAGCCACACGTGTGGCAGGCCTCCCAGCGCGACTCATTTGTTGACGACACCCAACATATGCGGCGCAGGGTCATCGACAACATCCCCAAGGAGCAACAAGAGCGCGAGCTCAAACTCGGCGTAGGTGGCCTGAGGGATGTTGAATTCGCAGTACAGATGCTGCAGATGGTCCACGGGCGGATCGACCCCGATTTACGAGTCCGATCCACAATCAGTGCTCTTCGGGCCCTTATTCGCGGAGGATACGTCGGTCGGGAGGATGGCTCACAGCTCATCGCCTGCTATGAATTTGTGCGTTTACTGGAACACCGGCTTCAGCTGCAGAGGATAAAACGCACACATATGCTGCCCGAGCCCGATGACGAAGACGCGCTCCGATGGCTAGCGCGTTCGTGTGGCATCGGCCCAACTTCCTCCATGACGAGCATCGAATCGCTGAAGAAGCTCCTCGGGCGGGCATCGCGCCAAATCCACAGTCTGCACAACAAACTCTTCTTCCGGCCACTGCTCAATGCCGTCGCTCTTATCGACGACGAAACCGCGCGACTGTCTCCCGACGCCGCCCGCCGGCAGCTGGCTGTACTGGGATATCAATTCCCGGATCGCGCGTATGAGCACCTCAAAGCGCTAGCGTCGGGGACAACCCGTAAAGATCGCATCCAAGCGATGCTGCTCCCGACGCTCATGGAGTGGTTGGGCGACACCTCTGACCCCGATGCGGGACTCTTGGCATACCGCAAACTCTCCGACGTGCTGTATCACGATCCGTGGTTCCTCAGGATGCTCCGGGACGAGGGGATCGTCGGCCGTCGCCTCATGCACATTTTGGGAACGTCACCCTATGCCACTGACTTAATCCTGGCCGCCCCGAACGTCATCAAACTTCTTGGCGACGGCGCCAACGGCCCAAAGCTCACGGACGTCAGTGCGTCCACCGTGACGCGGTCCCTCGTTACCACAGCGAGCAGGCACAAAGACCCGGATAAAGCGATAGCCGCGGCCCGGTCGCTACGTCGTAAAGAACTAGCCCGCATCGCATGCGCCGATTTGCTAGGAATGATGTCCCTGGCCGATGTCTGCCACAGCTTGTCCCTAGTGTGGGACGCGGTGCTGGAAGCAGCCCTCTACGCGGAGATCCACGGGTGGACGGCCACTCATCCCGACGAACCAATCCCGGCGACGATGACGGTCATTGGCATGGGGCGCCTCGGTGGGGGCGAGCTGGGCTACGGATCGGATGCCGACGTGCTGTTCGTCTGCGAGCCCGCCCACGATGAGGTTAGCGAGGCAGACGCAGTGAAATGGGCAATTGGCATCGGCGACGCTGTGCGGCGTCGGCTAGCGAAGCCTTCCCAGGATCCCCGTTTGGATGTCGATCTCGATCTCCGCCCCGAGGGGCGTAATGGCCCGACCGTGCGGACGCTGAATTCGTATCGCGCGTATTACGAGCGATGGGGTGAAACCTGGGAAGTGCAGGCGCTTTTGCGTGCAACGTGGATCGCTGGCGATGAGGACTTAGGCCGTCGTTTCCTCCATATGATTGATAAGTTCCGCTATCCGGAAGGCGGCGTAAGTGAAGCGACGGTCAGGGAAGTCCGTCGCATGAAAGCACGTGTTGACGAAGAGCGGCTCCCCCGTGGAGCTAACAGAAACACCCACACGAAACTGGGGCGTGGCGCATTAACCGACATTGAATGGACAGTGCAGTTGCTGACCCTCCAACACGCGCATGAGTATCCAGAACTTCACAACACGTCCACAATGGCGACCCTTCGTGCTATCCAAAACGTAGGGCTTCTTGAGCCCGAGGATTGTGAAACTCTGCGTACCGCGTGGCAAACAGCGACGAAAGCCCGCAACGCCCTTGTTTTGGTGCGTGGAAAGCGGACGGATCAACTACCCGAGCCGGGCGCCGCGCTGGCGCATACAGCTGGTGCCGCAGGGTGGGAACCAGAGCACTACCAGGAGTTTTTAGACAACTACTTGAAAGTTACGCGCCAAGCTAGGAAAGTAATTGATCGGGTCTTTTGGGGGGAGGATGAGTTTATGCATCGCT
- a CDS encoding low molecular weight protein-tyrosine-phosphatase has protein sequence MTGTETLKIVFVCTGNICRSAMADVMARDALEREGLLNQVRVESCGLGGWHVGQGADHRAVETLREHGLDGTEHRAKQYGPQFADANLFIVMDDGHRRALRNDGAPSHKIRFLRSFDPAGGRHEPLQDPYYGTKEDFTDVYHSIESALPGLLSWVTRELEDRSDR, from the coding sequence GTGACAGGTACCGAAACCTTAAAAATTGTCTTCGTATGCACGGGTAACATTTGCCGTTCGGCAATGGCTGACGTGATGGCGCGTGATGCCCTCGAGCGCGAAGGACTCCTCAACCAAGTGCGCGTGGAATCGTGCGGCCTGGGTGGCTGGCACGTGGGACAAGGCGCTGACCATCGTGCTGTCGAAACCCTCCGTGAACATGGGCTCGATGGGACTGAGCATCGCGCAAAACAATATGGCCCGCAATTCGCCGACGCCAACCTGTTCATCGTCATGGACGACGGGCATCGCCGTGCGCTCAGAAATGATGGTGCCCCATCACACAAGATTCGTTTCCTTCGCTCCTTCGATCCCGCCGGTGGACGCCATGAACCGTTGCAGGATCCCTATTACGGGACGAAAGAGGATTTCACTGACGTTTATCACTCCATCGAGTCTGCTCTGCCGGGGCTATTGTCGTGGGTGACACGTGAATTAGAGGATCGATCGGACCGATAA
- a CDS encoding CYTH domain-containing protein has translation MGSTDQLEVEVKFSVDDATPVPDFSSVEGVTEVGSEQRFTLSATYYDTPDLSLTRNKITLRRRSGGPDEGWHLKLLGTRGRREVHAPLDAGDATDPHHVHPPRTLLEALRVALPALAPSDDRPMGFIAIAQVDNERHVTDLMVDSPGSHQPTIESKRSSPRGGAESCKGAEFCDDHVSSRGLLEGGQAQHWREWEIELSPDILDDHHGGADQGDIHGFADDFLDRLSERALAAGAKKSSSPSKLVMAMGDTMPN, from the coding sequence ATGGGTTCTACTGATCAGCTGGAAGTCGAAGTCAAATTTTCTGTAGACGATGCCACCCCGGTACCTGATTTTTCCTCAGTCGAGGGGGTTACTGAGGTTGGGTCCGAACAACGCTTTACACTCTCGGCGACGTACTATGACACGCCTGACCTCAGCTTGACCAGAAATAAGATCACGTTGCGACGTCGCAGCGGAGGCCCCGACGAAGGATGGCATCTCAAGCTTCTGGGAACACGCGGACGTCGTGAAGTCCATGCACCATTGGACGCGGGGGACGCGACGGATCCCCACCATGTCCATCCGCCTCGCACCCTTCTTGAGGCACTCCGTGTAGCATTGCCTGCTCTTGCTCCCTCGGACGATCGCCCAATGGGCTTTATTGCCATCGCACAAGTTGACAATGAGCGTCACGTGACCGATCTGATGGTGGACTCCCCCGGCTCACACCAACCGACCATCGAGAGTAAAAGATCCAGCCCACGTGGAGGCGCTGAATCATGCAAGGGGGCTGAATTCTGTGATGACCATGTGTCATCGCGAGGGCTCCTCGAAGGCGGACAAGCCCAGCACTGGCGAGAATGGGAAATCGAACTAAGCCCAGATATTCTCGACGATCACCACGGTGGTGCCGACCAGGGCGATATTCATGGCTTTGCTGATGACTTTTTGGACCGACTCTCTGAGCGTGCTTTAGCAGCTGGAGCGAAGAAATCGTCCAGCCCGTCCAAACTCGTCATGGCTATGGGCGACACCATGCCCAACTAG
- a CDS encoding Nif3-like dinuclear metal center hexameric protein: MTTVAVFRQTMDAAFPPALAEEWDRVGLICGDPSANVSRVAVALEATDTVVDQAIGQGADMLIVHHPLLLRGTHSVATDDPKGRLLHRLIKHDCALFAAHTNADAARGGVNDILADLVGVTETTPLNPIKTTLHKWGVMVPADDVEKVKDAVFAAGAGKIGQYSHCSFESEGKGQFLPEDGSHPALGSVGTVEHVTEVRVEFVARPNIDDDIIDAIVRAHPYEEPAFDCVTMTGGVLGGIGRVGKLTSPTTLKEFTQRVADALPETVEGVRAAGDPDTRIETVALCSGAGDSFLDQARAAGADAYVTSDLRHHPADEHLRRGKPVLVDTAHWASEFPWCGSVATMMREQLGVPAEVIEVRTDPWTVHASKKS, encoded by the coding sequence ATGACTACAGTCGCTGTTTTTCGTCAGACTATGGACGCTGCATTTCCCCCGGCCCTGGCAGAAGAGTGGGATCGTGTGGGCCTCATTTGCGGGGATCCGTCCGCGAATGTATCTCGCGTCGCGGTCGCGCTGGAGGCCACGGATACCGTCGTCGATCAAGCCATCGGACAAGGCGCGGATATGCTCATTGTCCATCACCCTCTGTTGTTGAGGGGCACACATTCCGTCGCGACAGACGATCCGAAGGGTCGGTTACTCCACCGGCTGATTAAACATGATTGTGCGTTATTTGCCGCTCACACCAATGCCGACGCCGCTCGGGGTGGTGTCAATGATATTTTGGCAGATCTTGTGGGCGTGACAGAGACGACACCGCTCAACCCCATTAAGACGACATTGCACAAGTGGGGCGTGATGGTCCCCGCCGACGATGTTGAGAAGGTGAAAGACGCGGTATTCGCCGCGGGTGCGGGGAAGATAGGCCAGTACTCCCACTGCAGTTTCGAGAGTGAGGGCAAGGGCCAATTCTTGCCGGAGGACGGTTCCCACCCGGCATTGGGCAGCGTCGGAACGGTGGAGCATGTCACCGAGGTGAGAGTGGAATTTGTTGCCCGCCCGAACATTGACGACGACATTATCGACGCTATTGTTCGCGCCCATCCGTACGAAGAGCCCGCTTTTGATTGCGTAACCATGACTGGTGGTGTGCTTGGCGGGATCGGACGCGTCGGGAAACTCACCAGCCCAACAACCCTGAAGGAGTTCACTCAACGAGTGGCGGATGCGCTTCCAGAAACCGTGGAGGGCGTCCGAGCAGCTGGCGATCCTGATACGCGCATCGAAACAGTGGCGTTGTGTTCGGGAGCGGGTGACAGTTTCTTGGACCAAGCGCGGGCAGCGGGTGCTGATGCGTATGTGACCTCGGATCTCCGCCACCATCCTGCCGATGAGCATCTCCGTCGCGGAAAACCTGTTCTGGTGGACACAGCGCATTGGGCCAGCGAGTTTCCGTGGTGTGGTTCTGTTGCCACCATGATGCGTGAGCAGTTGGGTGTGCCCGCCGAGGTGATCGAGGTGAGGACGGATCCTTGGACAGTCCACGCCTCAAAAAAGTCGTAG